In Fibrobacter succinogenes, a single genomic region encodes these proteins:
- a CDS encoding HAD family hydrolase, with translation MNIQNSTFGAMTPHDELKALLSKKELFIFDLDGTLFNTLGDLAPAVNYAMKQFGLKTHPNEDVKIFIGNGSMNLIRRAVAANYVGMENIRDIDKVAAVLSSNGYSEENIKEIHKVYSEYYWEHCTENTEPYEGVIKLVQRIANINRDENCTNGNGYCAGTKCAAMLTNKPVAPAQKILEKFGLEKSFATYLCGDTTPERKPSPAGIFEILRQTGIVPEKAIMIGDDTPDVLAAKNAGIDCITLFEGFGKAENLLPLSPRYTTGHIKDFAKFID, from the coding sequence ATGAATATACAAAATTCTACATTTGGCGCCATGACTCCACACGACGAACTCAAAGCATTGCTTTCGAAAAAAGAACTGTTCATTTTCGATTTAGACGGAACGCTATTCAATACTCTTGGCGATTTGGCGCCCGCAGTGAATTATGCAATGAAGCAATTCGGGCTTAAAACACATCCCAACGAAGACGTAAAAATTTTCATCGGTAACGGATCCATGAACCTCATCCGTCGAGCGGTAGCCGCTAATTATGTAGGCATGGAAAACATCCGTGATATCGATAAAGTCGCCGCCGTGCTAAGCAGCAATGGCTACAGCGAAGAAAACATCAAGGAAATTCATAAAGTTTATTCTGAATACTATTGGGAACATTGCACCGAAAACACGGAACCGTACGAAGGGGTTATAAAACTCGTTCAACGAATCGCAAACATCAATCGTGACGAGAACTGCACTAATGGTAATGGGTACTGCGCCGGGACTAAATGCGCGGCGATGCTCACGAACAAGCCGGTCGCTCCCGCACAAAAGATTCTCGAAAAATTCGGACTCGAAAAATCGTTCGCCACTTACCTCTGCGGCGACACTACGCCCGAACGCAAGCCAAGCCCCGCTGGGATTTTCGAGATCCTACGCCAAACAGGGATCGTCCCCGAAAAAGCAATTATGATTGGAGACGACACGCCTGATGTTCTAGCCGCAAAGAACGCAGGCATCGACTGCATCACGCTCTTCGAAGGCTTCGGCAAAGCAGAGAATCTACTCCCCTTGTCGCCACGATACACCACCGGCCATATCAAGGATTTCGCGAAGTTTATTGATTAG